A region of the Candidatus Uhrbacteria bacterium genome:
AGCGCGTTCTTGTAGTTCGTACGCGATTCCGGAGTGCCGAGCGAGTTGATGCGAACCGTGGTCTCAATTCCAAGACCCTTCAAAAAATTCCAACCAAGGATAATGAGTTGAGCATCGATTACCGGATCGGCATCGCCAATCACTTCATAGCCAGCCTGGTAGAACTGACGGAAACGACCGGACTGCGGTCGATCGTGACGGAACATCGGGCCCTTGTACCAAAGACGAACTGGCTGAGGCAGATTCAACATTCCATGCTGAATATAGGAGCGCACGACAGAGGCCGTGCCTTCTGGGCGCAACGACAAGCTCTCTCCCCCAGCGGTTTCCCACGAGTAGAGTTCTTTCTCAACAATATCCGTCGCACGGCCGACGCCTCGTACAAAAAGCGAAGTGTCTTCTACGATCGGCGTATCAATGCGTTCGTAGCCATAGCCTTGAGCCAATTTCTCGGCCATTTCCGATACCTGCTTCCAGTAGCCTTGGTCGATAGGCAGCAAGTCGCGCATGCCGCGCACCACCTGAAGTGGCTGGGCGGATTTTTTGGACGGTGCTGGCGCGGATTCCGAAGCTGCTGGTTTGGCAGCGGGTTTTTTGGCAGGCATTTTTTTGGTTGGCATAATTGGTGGTTTAAATTCCGTAGTCGTGAGAGTCAAAGTGTTTCCAGCGATCGATCGGATAGCCGCGGACCCAAACACGACCAACAATGTATTTTTCGTCCACCGGACCAAAGAAACGTGAATCGAGACTGCTCGAGCGATTATCGCCAAGCAAATAAAATTCTTTTGGTTTTAAGGTGACGGTCTGTGAGGCGGCGGTAAAGTCTTGGTCGAGGTAAGCCGTCTCGTCGAGAACGATGCCGTTTGGATGCGCATCGTTGTAAATCTTTACTTTGCCGTCAGCGACTTCTACCGTCTCGCCCGGCAAGCCGATAACGCGCTTGATAAAGAACTGCTTTGGATCATTCGGATAATGGAAGACGACGATGTCGCCGCGGGTTGGCGTGCGGAAGCGATAGGACAATTCATCGATGATGAGATACTCATGATCAAAGAAATTAGGCTCCATGCTTGCGCCTTGGACGTAAAAAGGCTGGATCAAGAACCAGCGGACCGGAATGATGATGGCGAGGGAGATCGCGAGAACCTGGACCATTTCCAAGACCAACGCAATAGCGCCAGAACCGCCTACTTTGGCGGTGTTTAAGGCGTCCTCTTTTGCTTTGCCAGTAAAGAATCGCATAACAAAGAGAATATCTTGAATTTTGCCGTTTGTCGAGGGTTTACTTTAAGCCATTTTTTGGCTGATAGACCGACGAAACATGAATCGATTCAGGCTTACGGCGGCAATAACGGTTAAGCCCGCGATGATCGACTCAACCGAGCCAAGCAAGGCTAAAACCCAGCCATTATGAACAATCTCAGGGAAGCCAACAAAAACCGTGGCGGCGGCTATAGGAGCCATGAAGGCGCCAAGAAACAGTCCGAGGCGGGCGGGGTTGCTAAAATCCTGAACCAAAGCCAGCTTCCAAAGACCACGCTTTTCCAGCGGAAGCTTATTTTCCATCTGCTGTTTGCGATAAGCCTGATGATACATACCGATCGATTGGATTGCGGTTGTCAGTGAAAGCGCGACGGCGGAGAAACCAAACACGGCACCCGCAAGAGCGATTCTTCCTTGTTCGATCAGTGTATCGACGGACAAAACACCCCAAGTCGCAAGGCAAAATACCGGAACAAGTACCCAGCCACGCTTGGCGAGCTCTTTCCATGAGAAACCGGAACCGTGCAATGCAAAGAGCTCTGCCGTTTCTGCAAGAATATCATCTGCGGATGCGGCGAATAACTTTCCGATACCGGAAGCGTAATGCTCGAGTCCGTGCGCAATCGGGCCGACGATTAATAATGCTTTAATAATGCTTTGCGCTACTTCTGTGCGTGTGTGCGCGTTGTCGAATACGACACGGTTCACGATATAGTCGATCGCGAACGGATAGAGATCCTCATTCAGTTCGCGCATAAATGCACGTTCGTCGGCACCGACTCCCCCATTGTGCAAATCGACCAGAACGATTTTCTTGAATTCGAAACGGCGCTCCATGATCAGCAACGCATCAGCATTTAAATTCACACCCTGCTTTTCCGCGTTTACGAGATCAGGCTCGCTAAAAACAGGAAGCTTTCCTTCTCTCAAAAGATTGGGTAGCCATGGAATAATCGTATTATGCTGGGAGTTGCGCGAAATGTTGTCGACGGCCTTGAGAACGGCTTCTGGCGTACGATCAACGGTACGGATTGCAATACCGAAGCCGCGCAAGAGCAGCTCAGCAAACATTGCGCGACGCTCGGGCTTGCGCGATAAAACAAAACGTAGCTCAAGGGGCAATTCATCTGCAAGCTCAAGCTCCTCAGGATGCGTAACAGTGAGAATGTGATAGCGATCGATATGGCGTTTTTCTTTTATACCAAAAAGCCGAGCAACAAGATTCATAGATGCCGAATCTTTACACGGTTTTGGTATATTTCAAAATCGCTTCCCATTGTGCCGGGGTTACGGACATGACGGACAAGCGCGGCTGCTCGACGAGAGGCATGATGGAGAGGCCAGCGGTATTTCGAATTTCATCGAGCGTGAGGGTGCGGCCGACAGGCTTGATCGCCTTCAAGCGCACGGATACCCACTTCCCTTCTTCATCGGTCGGGTCTTGCTTGGCTGTGGCGGCGACCTCTGCAATACCGACAATTTCCTTGTCGTCTTCCGTGTGATACACCAAGACCGGATCGCCGACGGCCATCTCGTTCAAAAATTTCCGAGCCTGAAAATTGCGGACACCGGTCCAATCAGCCTCGCCGTCTTGCACGAGCTGATCCCAGGAATATTCCGATGGATCGGATTTTACGAGCCAATATGCCATACAAATTCACTGTAAACCGGAATATCTATACTGTAAAATAAGATTATGAACCGATTTGAATGGACCTCGCTTGGATTGCAGCTTCTCACGCTCTGCCTAGCCTCATATTTTGCCTTAGTACAGAACCAAATCAATAATCGCCAAGCAGCGAT
Encoded here:
- the lepB gene encoding signal peptidase I — translated: MRFFTGKAKEDALNTAKVGGSGAIALVLEMVQVLAISLAIIIPVRWFLIQPFYVQGASMEPNFFDHEYLIIDELSYRFRTPTRGDIVVFHYPNDPKQFFIKRVIGLPGETVEVADGKVKIYNDAHPNGIVLDETAYLDQDFTAASQTVTLKPKEFYLLGDNRSSSLDSRFFGPVDEKYIVGRVWVRGYPIDRWKHFDSHDYGI
- a CDS encoding EVE domain-containing protein — translated: MAYWLVKSDPSEYSWDQLVQDGEADWTGVRNFQARKFLNEMAVGDPVLVYHTEDDKEIVGIAEVAATAKQDPTDEEGKWVSVRLKAIKPVGRTLTLDEIRNTAGLSIMPLVEQPRLSVMSVTPAQWEAILKYTKTV